The Tamandua tetradactyla isolate mTamTet1 chromosome 8, mTamTet1.pri, whole genome shotgun sequence genome includes a window with the following:
- the PCSK7 gene encoding proprotein convertase subtilisin/kexin type 7 isoform X1 — protein sequence MPKGRLKIPHLDAPLGLPTCLWLELAGLFLLVPWVMGLAGTPGSEAEGPGGLSWAVHLDSPEGEGEEESLEQQADALALAAGLMNAGRIGELQGHYLFVQPAGPRQDQQAEAIRQQAEAVLARHEAVLWHSEQKLLKRAKRSIHFNDPKYPQQWHLNNRRSPGRDINVTGVWERNITGQGVTVVVVDDGVEHTIQDIAPNYSPEGSYDLNSNDPDPMPHPDAENDNHHGTRCAGEIAAVPNNSFCAVGVAYGSRIAGIRVLDGPLTDSMEAVAFNKHYQINDIYSCSWGPDDDGKTVDGPHQLGKAALQHGVIAGRRGFGSIFVVASGNGGQHNDNCNYDGYANSIYTVTIGAVDEEGRMPFYAEECASMLAVTFSGGDKMLRSIVTTDWDLQKGTGCTEGHTGTSAAAPLAAGMIALMLQARPCLTWRDIQHIIVFTATQYEDRCADWVTNEAGFSHSHQHGFGLLNAWRLVNAAKIWTSVPYLASYVSPVLKENKAIPLSPRLLEVLWNVSRMDLEMSGLKTLEHVAVTVSITHPRRGSLEVKLFCPSGMMSLIGAPRSMDSDPNGFNDWTFSTVRCWGEKARGIYRLTVRDVGDESLQLGILQQWQLTLYGSVWSPVDIRDRQRLLESAMSGKYLHDDFSLPCPPGMTIPEEDGYTISPNTLKTLVLIGCFTVFWSIYYLLEVYLSQRNVASDPFCRSGPCHWPQWSRKARQDGTEVESVPLCNSKDPDEVETEGEDPPTTSGLLALDLMDQGSWRLSQNKSILNSPLQHLPPDLLQVKEEQQIC from the exons ATGCCGAAGGGGAGGCTGAAAATACCACACTTGGATGCCCCCCTGGGCCTGCCCACCTGCCTCTGGTTGGAATTAGCCGGGCTCTTCTTACTGGTTCCCTGGGTCATGGGCCTAGCAGGGACACCTGGGTCTGAAGCCGAGGGTCCAGGGGGGTTAAGCTGGGCTGTGCATCTGGACAGCCCAGAAGGTGAGGGGGAGGAGGAGTCTCTGGAGCAACAGGCAGATGCCTTGGCCCTGGCAGCAGGGCTGATGAATGCTGGACGCATCGGGGAGCTGCAGGGCCACTACCTCTTTGTCCAGCCAGCTGGACCCAGGCAAGACCAGCAAGCGGAGGCTATCAGACAGCAGGCAGAGGCTGTGTTGGCCAGGCATGAAGCTGTGCTCTGGCACTCAGAGCAGAAGCTGCTGAAGCGTGCCAAGCGCAGCATCCACTTCAATGACCCCAAGTACCCACAGCAGTGGCACCTG AATAACCGGCGGAGCCCTGGCAGGGACATCAATGTGACAGGCGTATGGGAGCGCAATATAACTGGGCAAGGTGTGACAGTGGTGGTAGTGGATGATGGAGTGGAACACACCATCCAGGACATCGCACCCAACTAt AGCCCTGAGGGCAGCTATGACCTGAACTCTAATGACCCTGACCCCATGCCACACCCAGATGCGGAGAATGACAATCATCATGGCACCCGATGTGCGGGTGAGATTGCAGCTGTGCCCAACAACAGCTTCTGTGCTGTGGGAGTGGCCTACGGGAGCCGCATAGCAG GTATCCGCGTACTAGATGGACCCCTCACAGACAGCATGGAGGCTGTGGCGTTCAACAAGCACTATCAGATCAATGACATCTACAGTTGCAG CTGGGGACCAGATGATGATGGAAAGACAGTGGATGGACCCCATCAGCTTGGAAAG GCTGCTTTGCAACATGGGGTGATTGCTGGCCGCCGGGGCTTTGGGAGTATCTTTGTGGTGGCCAGTGGCAACGGGGGCCAGCATAACGACAACTGCAACTATGACGGCTATGCCAACTCCATCTACACAGTCACCATAG GCGCTGTGGATGAGGAGGGCCGGATGCCTTTCTATGCAGAGGAGTGTGCCTCCATGCTAGCTGTCACCTTCAGCGGTGGGGACAAGATGCTCCGGAGCATC GTGACCACTGACTGGGACCTTCAGAAGGGCACAGGCTGCACTGAGGGCCACACAGGGACCTCAGCTGCAGCCCCTTTAGCAGCTGGCATGATTGCCCTGATGCTGCAGGCACGGCCCTGCCTCACGTGGCGGGACATCCAGCACATCATTGTATTCACAGCGACCCAG TATGAGGATCGCTGTGCAGATTGGGTCACCAATGAGGCGGGCTTCAGCCATAGCCACCAGCATGGTTTTGGCCTGCTGAACGCTTGGAGGCTCGTTAATGCAGCCAAG ATCTGGACATCTGTCCCTTACTTAGCTTCATACGTCAGTCCTGTATTAAAAGAGAACAAGGCTATTCCACTGTCCCCCCGCTTGCTGGAAGTCCTGTGGAATG TCAGCAGGATGGACCTGGAGATGTCGGGGCTGAAGACCTTGGAGCACGTGGCAGTGACAGTCTCCATCACTCACCCACGACGTGGCAGCTTGGAAGTGAAACTGTTTTGCCCCAGTGGCATGATGTCCCTTATTGGCGCCCCCCGCAGCATGGACTC AGATCCCAATGGCTTCAATGATTGGACCTTCTCCACTGTACGATGCTGGGGGGAAAAGGCCAGAGGGATTTACAGACTCACTGTCAGGGATGTAG GAGATGAGTCACTCCAGCTTGGGATCCTCCAGCAGTGGCAGCTGACCCTGTATGGCTCTGtgtggagcccagtagacatcagGGACAGACAAAG GCTGTTAGAAAGTGCCATGAGTGGAAAATACCTGCATGATGACTTCTCTCTGCCCTGTCCACCTGGGATGACGATTCCTGAAGAGGATGGTTATACCATCTCCCCTAACACCCTCAAG ACACTGGTGCTGATAGGTTGTTTCACCGTCTTCTGGAGCATTTACTACCTGCTGGAAGTGTACTTGAGCCAGAGGAATGTGGCCTCTGACCCATTTTGTAGGAGTGGACCCTGCCACTGGCCCCAGTGGAGCCGAAAAGCCAGGCAGGATGGAACAGAAGTAGAATCAGTGCCACTTTGCAACAGCAAGGATCCAGATGAGGTGGAGACAGAGGGTGAGGACCCACCCACCACCTCCGGTCTTCTTGCCCTGGACCTGATGGATCAAGGGAGTTGGAGGCTATCCCAGAACAAGAGTATCCTGAACTCCCCTCTTCAGCATCTACCACCAGACCTGTTGCAGGTGAAGGAGGAGCAGCAGATTTGCTGA
- the PCSK7 gene encoding proprotein convertase subtilisin/kexin type 7 isoform X2, producing the protein MPKGRLKIPHLDAPLGLPTCLWLELAGLFLLVPWVMGLAGTPGSEAEGPGGLSWAVHLDSPEGEGEEESLEQQADALALAAGLMNAGRIGELQGHYLFVQPAGPRQDQQAEAIRQQAEAVLARHEAVLWHSEQKLLKRAKRSIHFNDPKYPQQWHLNNRRSPGRDINVTGVWERNITGQGVTVVVVDDGVEHTIQDIAPNYSPEGSYDLNSNDPDPMPHPDAENDNHHGTRCAGIRVLDGPLTDSMEAVAFNKHYQINDIYSCSWGPDDDGKTVDGPHQLGKAALQHGVIAGRRGFGSIFVVASGNGGQHNDNCNYDGYANSIYTVTIGAVDEEGRMPFYAEECASMLAVTFSGGDKMLRSIVTTDWDLQKGTGCTEGHTGTSAAAPLAAGMIALMLQARPCLTWRDIQHIIVFTATQYEDRCADWVTNEAGFSHSHQHGFGLLNAWRLVNAAKIWTSVPYLASYVSPVLKENKAIPLSPRLLEVLWNVSRMDLEMSGLKTLEHVAVTVSITHPRRGSLEVKLFCPSGMMSLIGAPRSMDSDPNGFNDWTFSTVRCWGEKARGIYRLTVRDVGDESLQLGILQQWQLTLYGSVWSPVDIRDRQRLLESAMSGKYLHDDFSLPCPPGMTIPEEDGYTISPNTLKTLVLIGCFTVFWSIYYLLEVYLSQRNVASDPFCRSGPCHWPQWSRKARQDGTEVESVPLCNSKDPDEVETEGEDPPTTSGLLALDLMDQGSWRLSQNKSILNSPLQHLPPDLLQVKEEQQIC; encoded by the exons ATGCCGAAGGGGAGGCTGAAAATACCACACTTGGATGCCCCCCTGGGCCTGCCCACCTGCCTCTGGTTGGAATTAGCCGGGCTCTTCTTACTGGTTCCCTGGGTCATGGGCCTAGCAGGGACACCTGGGTCTGAAGCCGAGGGTCCAGGGGGGTTAAGCTGGGCTGTGCATCTGGACAGCCCAGAAGGTGAGGGGGAGGAGGAGTCTCTGGAGCAACAGGCAGATGCCTTGGCCCTGGCAGCAGGGCTGATGAATGCTGGACGCATCGGGGAGCTGCAGGGCCACTACCTCTTTGTCCAGCCAGCTGGACCCAGGCAAGACCAGCAAGCGGAGGCTATCAGACAGCAGGCAGAGGCTGTGTTGGCCAGGCATGAAGCTGTGCTCTGGCACTCAGAGCAGAAGCTGCTGAAGCGTGCCAAGCGCAGCATCCACTTCAATGACCCCAAGTACCCACAGCAGTGGCACCTG AATAACCGGCGGAGCCCTGGCAGGGACATCAATGTGACAGGCGTATGGGAGCGCAATATAACTGGGCAAGGTGTGACAGTGGTGGTAGTGGATGATGGAGTGGAACACACCATCCAGGACATCGCACCCAACTAt AGCCCTGAGGGCAGCTATGACCTGAACTCTAATGACCCTGACCCCATGCCACACCCAGATGCGGAGAATGACAATCATCATGGCACCCGATGTGCGG GTATCCGCGTACTAGATGGACCCCTCACAGACAGCATGGAGGCTGTGGCGTTCAACAAGCACTATCAGATCAATGACATCTACAGTTGCAG CTGGGGACCAGATGATGATGGAAAGACAGTGGATGGACCCCATCAGCTTGGAAAG GCTGCTTTGCAACATGGGGTGATTGCTGGCCGCCGGGGCTTTGGGAGTATCTTTGTGGTGGCCAGTGGCAACGGGGGCCAGCATAACGACAACTGCAACTATGACGGCTATGCCAACTCCATCTACACAGTCACCATAG GCGCTGTGGATGAGGAGGGCCGGATGCCTTTCTATGCAGAGGAGTGTGCCTCCATGCTAGCTGTCACCTTCAGCGGTGGGGACAAGATGCTCCGGAGCATC GTGACCACTGACTGGGACCTTCAGAAGGGCACAGGCTGCACTGAGGGCCACACAGGGACCTCAGCTGCAGCCCCTTTAGCAGCTGGCATGATTGCCCTGATGCTGCAGGCACGGCCCTGCCTCACGTGGCGGGACATCCAGCACATCATTGTATTCACAGCGACCCAG TATGAGGATCGCTGTGCAGATTGGGTCACCAATGAGGCGGGCTTCAGCCATAGCCACCAGCATGGTTTTGGCCTGCTGAACGCTTGGAGGCTCGTTAATGCAGCCAAG ATCTGGACATCTGTCCCTTACTTAGCTTCATACGTCAGTCCTGTATTAAAAGAGAACAAGGCTATTCCACTGTCCCCCCGCTTGCTGGAAGTCCTGTGGAATG TCAGCAGGATGGACCTGGAGATGTCGGGGCTGAAGACCTTGGAGCACGTGGCAGTGACAGTCTCCATCACTCACCCACGACGTGGCAGCTTGGAAGTGAAACTGTTTTGCCCCAGTGGCATGATGTCCCTTATTGGCGCCCCCCGCAGCATGGACTC AGATCCCAATGGCTTCAATGATTGGACCTTCTCCACTGTACGATGCTGGGGGGAAAAGGCCAGAGGGATTTACAGACTCACTGTCAGGGATGTAG GAGATGAGTCACTCCAGCTTGGGATCCTCCAGCAGTGGCAGCTGACCCTGTATGGCTCTGtgtggagcccagtagacatcagGGACAGACAAAG GCTGTTAGAAAGTGCCATGAGTGGAAAATACCTGCATGATGACTTCTCTCTGCCCTGTCCACCTGGGATGACGATTCCTGAAGAGGATGGTTATACCATCTCCCCTAACACCCTCAAG ACACTGGTGCTGATAGGTTGTTTCACCGTCTTCTGGAGCATTTACTACCTGCTGGAAGTGTACTTGAGCCAGAGGAATGTGGCCTCTGACCCATTTTGTAGGAGTGGACCCTGCCACTGGCCCCAGTGGAGCCGAAAAGCCAGGCAGGATGGAACAGAAGTAGAATCAGTGCCACTTTGCAACAGCAAGGATCCAGATGAGGTGGAGACAGAGGGTGAGGACCCACCCACCACCTCCGGTCTTCTTGCCCTGGACCTGATGGATCAAGGGAGTTGGAGGCTATCCCAGAACAAGAGTATCCTGAACTCCCCTCTTCAGCATCTACCACCAGACCTGTTGCAGGTGAAGGAGGAGCAGCAGATTTGCTGA
- the TAGLN gene encoding transgelin — MANKGPSYGMSREVQSKIEKKYDEELEERLVEWIIVQCGSDVGRPDRGRLGFQVWLKNGVILSKLVNSLYPDGSKPVKVPENPPSMVFKQMEQVAHFLKAAEGYGVTKTDMFQTVDLFEGKDMAAVQRTLMALGSLAVTKNDGHYRGDPNWFMKKAQEHKREFTDSQLQEGKHVIGLQMGTNRGASQAGMTGYGRPRQIIS, encoded by the exons ATGGCTAATAAAGGTCCTTCCTATGGCATGAGCCGTGAAGTGCAATCCAAAATTGAAAAGAAGTACGATGAGGAGCTGGAGGAACGGCTGGTGGAGTGGATCATAGTGCAGTGTGGCTCTGATGTGGGTCGCCCAGACCGTGGACGCCTGGGCTTCCAGGTCTGGCTGAAGAATGGTGTG ATTCTGAGCAAGCTGGTGAACAGCCTATATCCTGACGGTTCCAAGCCAGTGAAGGTGCCTGAGAACCCACCCTCCATGGTTTTCAAACAGATGGAGCAGGTTGCTCATTTCCTGAAGGCAGCTGAGGGCTATGGGGTCACCAAGACTGATATGTTCCAGACTGTTGACCTCTTTGAAG GCAAAGACATGGCAGCAGTGCAGAGGACCCTGATGGCTTTGGGCAGCCTGGCAGTGACCAAGAATGATGGGCACTACCGTGGAGATCCCAATTGGTTTATGAA GAAAGCCCAGGAGCATAAGAGGGAATTCACGGACAGCCAGCTGCAAGAGGGAAAGCATGTCATTGGTCTACAGATGGGCACCAACAGAGGGGCCTCCCAGGCTGGCATGACAGGCTACGGACGACCTCGGCAGATAATCAGTTAG